GAAGGGATGAAAACACAGAATAGCGGGGTCTATGTCACTTCGGATACTAAAAGTTATGCAAGTAAACGGGATTCCAATGTTGCTGTTGGCGGTGTCTCGTATTACGGGAGATTAGTAGACATCATCGAGCTAAATTACAGCGGTAAATTCACTGTAGTATTGTTCAAGTGCCTTTGGGCAGACACTACGTCGGGCAGAGGCATCCGGCAAGACGTTTTGGGCCACACCTGTGTCAATTTTGCCAATCCGATCTACACCGGTGATCGAGAAGACGATGAGCCATATATCTTGGCATCTGAGGCGCGTCTTGTGTTCTACATGGAGGATGAGGTGGAGAATGGATGGAGTGTAGTGGTCCATGTGAAGCCAAGAGATTTGTTTGACATGGGAGAAGATTATGAACATTGTGAGGTCGACCTTCATCCACAGTCCTGTATGAGTAACCTCCCTGAATTTGATGTCGAAGGCCTGCGGTTGACGAGAGACGGCGATTTAGAGGAGTCTACTAACGAAAGGGTTGAAGATTGTGATGAGGCCGCCGAATCCTAAAATACTGTTCTCCATCATGCATGTAGTTCATATTTCAGTAGATTGTATTTTAGTCATATTTTCCGACAATAGGTTGATTTAATTGAGttattttagatttttcaaAATGTATCCTCTCATATAAAGCTCTTTTATTAACTGGGTCTTGACAACGCTGTTTTCTATCCTTCAAGACTTTCTACAGTCACATTTTTATATTGTCTTTGTACATTCTTTCTATTTTTGGTGGATCATCAGGGAAATTGGAGAGCAGAGACTTCTTTCTCATTACCAGAAGCCATTGGTTCGCAGAGAAGATGATAGAAGCGTCTCCGTTCTCTTTGTTGGACCATGCAATGTCCTTTGCAAGGCAATTGTGGTTCAAAGAGTCCCGTATACAATCATGGTTGGATGCGTTTTCTGGACAAAGTCACCTTTATCGAGCCATTAGTCATGCACCTGGTTCAATGATGAGGGTTTGTTTGCCGCTGccaagtttaattttttaaaccaTTTTCTTATTTGTCAAAAGAAACCATATTCATGTGGTTATTCTAAAATTTTAGGAAATGCTTCATTAGGACCGAAAATACCGGGCTAAATTTGGGTTTGAGTTTATAACAAGTACGGAAAGGTGGTGCTCACAGGAAATACTTGACGAGGTGAAGGTAAATATTCATGTTTTACCATCCTTTGCCTTGGCATGATGTGCGCCTGCTCAATTTGGGTTTCATGTTCTACTTACTACTCAATATTTTACATTTGGAAAAtgaaatttacttttttctAGCTACAGTACTTATACATTAATTATGCTTCTTTGTGCAGTCACGCTATGAGAACTCTCTTGTCGTTGAACTGGATATTGCAGCACGGGAGGAATTTAAACTCATAGCACACGGCCTTGAGCGACTATGGGACAGTAAGAAAGACTCGGATTTTGTACTGTTTATATGATCTGTTTATGTCTAATTCACCATAAGCTTGACAAATCttatatagaattatttaattaaccCATATATGAATGCagacttttatatatatatatatatatatttatatttatatattgaaAAATGATACCTTTTCTCGTTCGCGCTACCAGCGGAGCCCGGGCACACTCCGTTCCTTTGATCAAAGAATAGTCAATCCTATTTTCGATAGGAACAGTTGACCGTCGAATCCTATTTTTCCCATTATTTTCGTATCCGTAATAGTGTGAAAAGAAGGCCCCGTCAATTCTTTTGAGTTTCATTCTTGCGAACGTACTCCCCAGACGGGATACTTAACGCTGATCTTCCCCAAGAGCTCACATCGACGGGAAGGTTTGGCACCTCGATGTCGACTCTTCGCCACCTGGAGCTGTAGTATGTTCCAAGGGTTGGGCTGTTCGCCCATTAAAGCGGTACGtgagctatatatatatatatatatatatatatatatatatatatatcatcacTCTACCTTATTTCATGTACATATAagattttatcttttttatattaattctaAAGACTCGGCCTAGTTGAATTGCATAGACTCTCCATCCTAATTTGGAGCGTATTTGAAGTAGGGGTCACCCCTTGGCTTCACTAATTATAATTCTAATGTTGTCTGATTAAAGAAGCAATTGACTCTAAATGTTAAGCCTTCTGATTAGTCAATTCACACACTAGTTCCTCCTAATCTGGGCTTGTTTGACTACCTTGCACCTCTCAGGAATGTCTTGAGACAATGTACAAAAGGAATCTGAAGACCCGGTGGAGGTGGTTCTAGATTCGTTGGAAGGAGAGAATGTTGTCTCCTTCGATATCTCTGAAGGCGAAAATTCTGCTAAACGTAAGGGTTCGATGCTGTCCTACGACCTCAATAGAACGCCCAAAGAGAATGAATATCCCTATCGTGGAATGTCTCCGGAGAAGAAGAATGCGTGGCACTTAGCTATGTAGGCAACTAAGATACTTAAATCCTTGAGGGGAAAACTTTGGTTTAGGTGAAGGACTTAGAGTCAGGTTGCATATGATAGCGGAAACAATATTATGCTATATTCATTAAGgagaatatatttttataactaatttaTCATGGCACTCTctgatatttaattttttatctagtTCTTGTTTTAAAGATTGTACTACTTAGATAATTTACAATACATGCACTATAATAATTCGATGAACTTTGGATGAATCATTGCTAATAAGTATGTTAGTAATACTTATCAAATATATACTTATTAAACTTGCTAACGACAACTTAGGCTTTCTTTGTGCAATAATTATATGGACAATATAAATCTAACATACACTTGTCAGGTTTcgtataaatatattaaaatacccagactttatatattgttatcattttagccaattttttttatgttcaaTAATTCTAGTGTTGATTTTgggttatttttttttaagttgttACTGCTTCTAGATATATTTCCATGTTAACAATAAAACCCAAGAGTTAGCCTAAATAACAATTTATAATTTCGAAAGAAAAACTCCACAGGAACATTTCAACCACATATATTTGAATCAAAATATTCTTCTAGACAGATCCACAAAGTAATGATCTCAGCAAACACAGCCATAGCCAGTAGACCAAGTTTGAGTTCTTCTTTGGTGGTGTTGCCTGTTTCAATGAATTTTGAATTCTTATAGAAATGGACAAAGAAAGATGTTGTTGCTTACCCATTGAAGTGCTTGTTTTGTACTCAAAATTGGTGAAGATAAAAAATTCATGATACatacaaaaacaacaacaaaacatGCATAGAGAGAGCAGGGGAATACCGGGAAgaagatagatagatagatagatagatagataggtATGGAGCTTTGGTTTGCCTTAGCAACACGGGCACCTCAAAGTGACTCGTATTTGGAAAATTGGACAGTCCTTGTATCTATATTTTGGTCAACATTATGATATTAATTTTCAGataatttatttatctaattatGTATGAAACATGGTAATTATAGTTATGCAGTAATACAAGTATGAACTTTGTCTATTAGATAGGGATGCTATATTAATTGGTCCAATAAGAAGACATTTTTGATATATTCGATGTGCGAATAATATCCCCTTTTTAATAGTAATAGAGGTCACTATGATTTACTTTTATGCGAAAATTATATCTTGAAAAATATGTGACAACTAATTTTTGTTTCAGATATAGAAAACCACTATGGCTTTTTTATCTAATTAAATATATGAGTAGCTTTTATTCTTCAAATACGCACCGGTTGAAACTGATCCCATAATACGCATTCCGAATTCGTGCCCGCTGACCAAGAAATGGAATTTGCCATCATTTCTTGGGTGACGCCAACGAAATGGCGCAGGAGAGCAGCTTTCTTCATTTCGTTGTTGCCATGCACGAAATGGAGCAACATCAGTGACGGCGCACACGAGGTTGGCACATCAGGGCCATTGCATGCGAAATGGACCAAGCTGCTGGCGGCGCCAACGAATTGGAGGACCTCGTCCCTGGCGCCCACGAATTGGAGGTCAACGTAGCAGCTGCACATGCATTGGTCATGTTGGGAGGCAGGAGACACTTGGAAAGGGAGCCAACATCATTATAAAAGGGTTGTGAGGGAGGGGACCTGATGCACGATTAAAGGGGGCtttgagtaaaaaaaaattttgtgtaaGTGGTAAAAGGAAGGTAGGAGGTGGTGGTTGGGAGGGCAGTgctgagaaaaaaaatttttaatatgagtGGAGGAGGGGTTAATGCAGAGGAAAACTTGAACCGGTTGGACGAATATCATATAGCGGCACATCTATTTCTTAAGGTTAGTTTACGTCATTtagttgattgttgttgttatcgATTACTAGAGATAATATTTTccatttttagaaatttttttagagAATTTTGAGCTGTTGTATTTCTTGCTACCTTTGGTTGCAGCCGACACATGTTCTTACTCCTCATGGCACGCTCGTCGATGTTTTCACGGTAGACCCTGCAGATCCAAGCATGGAAATTAGACAGCAGAGGCTTGAGCCTTATCTGAGACGCACGGGATTCTACCACGCCTCTTTGATCAAGCGCTTCGAGTACGACAATCCACTTATTAGTGCCTTGGTCGAACGATGGCGACCGGAGACACATACCTTCCATCTACCTTGGGGCGAGTGTACAATAACCCTGGAGGATGTAGCAATGCAGTTAGGGTTACCTGTTGATGGTCAACCTGTTAGTGGTACTTTGAGGTCATAGAGCAAGTTTCACCAAAGAGATATTTGGGAATGGTGTCATGAACTTCTAGGTGAGGTTCCCGCCGGCCACGTAGGGACAACCAAGTTCAACATAAAGCTGAAGTGGCTCTGAACTCGTCTTCAGCAAATGCCGCTTGACTTAGAAGATAATGGCCTCATGCAGTATGCACGGTGTTACATGCTTTACTTGTTGGGAGCCGTGCTTCTTCCGGACAAGGCCAACAACACGGTGCATGTTCGATATCTGCCGTTGTTGGCTGACTTTGATGCCATCTGCACCTACAGTTGGGGTAGCGCCATCCTCTGTTGGTTATATCGTGCTATGTGCTTAGCAACGGAATACAGTGTTGAGGGTATGGCCGGTTGTCATACGTTGCTCATGTCGTGGATATACTACAGGTTACCTTTCTTCGCACCGAATGTTACGACACCATATAGTTTTCCTTTAGCAACGAGGTACGGTATACATGTCTTCCGACTTTGTGACTTTTCTCATATATCCTTTGCCGTTGGtgattctttattttttttaattttgtcgTGGTCCAACAGGTGGGCAGGAAAAAAAGGACAAAATGACTATGCTGAGCAGCGGTTATTGAGGCACCGTCTGAGGTTGGACAATCTGAATGTGAATGAGGTTGGTGCTAGTTGTTATTAATATGTTTCAAACTACTGTGTATATGCTTTTACTGAAAAGGTTTCTTTTATGTGTAGTTTGTTTGGCAACCGTACATGGACCCACCGATCCTTGCAACACCTTTACACAAATAGTCGCATCAGCATGCACCATGGGGAATATGTGCTGGCAGATGACATTGCTATCTAGTTGAGCGTGGTCCTGAGACATCGAACTTGCCAGGCAACTATGAGGCCCTTCGTATTTTTGAATTTCCCAAAATCAGGAATACGTTGTCTTCGCAACCTGTACCATCCAGCGACATCGATCACCGAACTGCTTGCATCGACATACATACCTCCTTTGGTCTGACTCTACGACTTTATACTCTGTACTCCTACGGATGTTGTAGTTCTTGACTGCAAGCATCGCTGTTTCCCGGTTCAGAAACTTTAACCCAATCTCTAGCTCCATCTCGCCTGACAGAGCGTAGCTGCTAGGTCTGTCCTCTGCGTTACTCGACTGCATTGCTCCAAGATTTAGGGACAGGTAGTGTGCAGGTGTGCTGGAGGATACACGTCTGGCTACCGGTTCGACCGGTCTTGGAGGAACATCGTCGCCATGCAGAGGTTGCGTTTCCAGAACGGCCTCTGCCTCATCACCACTGAATTCTTCAATGTCATCCTCGTCAGAAGTTTCAGCAATGCCAACATCGGCATGCCTATCGAACCCAAGTAACGTTGACGGGGACGGGCGCGCTTCCTGAAGATTTGCATTCTGTTCCCGCACAATAAATGTATTGAAGCTTGGACTTCGGGCCCTACTGGTATCCGGCCCCGGAACAAAATCAGCCGCTCCCAGATTTCTCACACAATCCACATTATTGGAACTGGACGAGCTTCCGCCAATATCCTGAATATTCAGACAAAGCTCCAACGAATATATGGTACCTATGCTGCGATGATAAGAGAACATCATTGACACCTGCTGATCAGATTTTATCTGCATTTTTTGATACGCAAACGAGTTGGTCACTGCAACCGGCATTCTATAAGTCAGTTTCGTGATTTTTTTTTCCCAACCATCCCGGTATGAACCAGAATAAGATTCTTCAGATCTTGCAACGATGTCTGCGGTGGAATCATTATCCATAATGGATCATCACAAACGAATGTAATCCCTTCTGCTGTATGAGAAATTTCTCCATTCggatataaaattaaatacacgTTCTCCGAAGCCA
Above is a genomic segment from Arachis stenosperma cultivar V10309 chromosome 1, arast.V10309.gnm1.PFL2, whole genome shotgun sequence containing:
- the LOC130976278 gene encoding protein MAIN-LIKE 1-like, which encodes MPLDLEDNGLMQYARCYMLYLLGAVLLPDKANNTVHVRYLPLLADFDAICTYSWGSAILCWLYRAMCLATEYSVEGMAGCHTLLMSWIYYRLPFFAPNVTTPYSFPLATRWAGKKGQNDYAEQRLLRHRLSLFGNRTWTHRSLQHLYTNSRISMHHGEYVLADDIAI